Genomic segment of Geminocystis herdmanii PCC 6308:
GAGAAGTCATAACACAATTAGCAAGTAAGAAGTAAGGAGTAAGGAGTAAGGAGTAAGGAGTAATTATATTTCCGATAGAGACGTGAAATTTTAGGTTTCTACAATAGTTTTAGGGATCAAAAAATTAATTTTACTTATTAATTCATCATTTTTCATTGTACATTGTTAATTGTTCATTGTTAATTGTTATCTGATGTTTCTTTTTGAAAACAAATGGCACAATAACCCCATCTTTTTAATTCTCCTTCAGGACAATTAATGTTACATACTGGACAAGTGACAAATTTTTGTTCTCTTTTTTTGATGATATTAAACCATGTTTGTAAGGCTTCTTGGGGGTTTTCTGGAGGAAGTAAATTTAAGGTAGAATCAGAAATAATTGTGCTAGGATGTGAGTCACTATTATCCGATCGATCGAGGTTAAGAGAATTATTTTGATACCATTTAACCGTAGCAAAATGTAAATCTTTCACGGTAAAATCGATACGCCGATTAATTTTGAGTATTAAAGAACGTCTTTGTAAGTTTAAATCTTGCGCCCATGACGAACTAGCGGTAGCAATATATAAAACTTCATTGTTAAGGGAAATGGGACGGGTATGTTGTGCTATCTTATGATTAACCACTTGATACCAACATTTAGTTAATTCATGGTATTTTCTTTGTTTCTCCCATTGGGGTTGCGCAAGAATAACATTTAAGAGTTTATCTATAGAGTAAAATGTCATTGATTATATGAGTTCAATAATATCAGTTCATCCTCACATCAAAAAAATTATTCAAACTCTCGATTTAGATTTAGGATCAGAGTTAACTAAGTTTGAACAAAGTCTTTATCAAGATTCTATCTTAATTCCTGACATTGTGTCTGATATTCCACCAAAACAAGATTTATCATCTTCTTCTTTAATATATTACCCTGATTCGATCGCACAGCGGGGTTTTTCGATCGAATCAGATGAGCCTATTTCTGTAGCTTCTCGTTTATTAGATGCTCCGAATGTAGAGGAAAAATCCTTACTAGATTTTATTTTAACCCCTTGGGGTATCATGGGGATACTCATTTTTTGTGGTGCAAATCTTTTTATTTTTATCAATCAAGACACAAAAATAGCTGTTAATAACAACAATGAAAATCCCCAAAATATTAGCGAAACTAATCCATCAATTCCAGAAAATAATCAGAATAATATTGTAGAATTAAATTCATTAAATCCTACGGAAAATAATCCTCCTCCTTTACCCCTTCCCTTACCCGATACGAATAACTCTGTAGAAAATCAATCTCCTCATCCTAATTTAAAAACGGCTTTGTTAAAGGAAATTACCAAGCCTTCTCCTTCTGAGAATAACCCTCCTCCCTTAACGATTAATTCTCCCAATTCTTCCGTAACTTCTCCTTCATCACCATCGAAAAATACCAAATATTATCTAGTAACTAACTATGAAAATATGGATAATTTTAATAAGATAAAAAACATTATTCCTAATGCTTTAATTCTCAATGTTGAAAAGGAGATAAAAATTCAATTAGGTATTTTTGCAACAGAAACGGAAGCGAAAATACAATCTCAAAAATTGCAAAGTCAGGGTATCATAACTCAAATAATTCCACAACCTCAACCCTAAATGAAAAGTAAGAATTAATAAGTAACAAATAATCGGGTGTTAATTATCCATTCTCCATTCTTAATTCTCCATTCTTAATTCTTAATTCTCCATATGTTTTTATTGCGTTATATTTTATTGTCTTGTTTAATAATTACTGTTACTGCTTGTAGCGGAAATCAAAGTTTACAATCTCGTTTTGCACCTGTTAACCCTAATACGGAAAATAATACTACTCCGAATAATCTTCCTACTCCTGTAGAAAATCCTACGGGGGTAAAACTTCCTGATGATTTTCCGAAAGATATTCCTATCTATAATCAAGCTAAATTAATTACCGTGGATGGAAAACAAACGGTATGGAGTTCGATCGATCCGTTAAACTTAATTACAGAGTTTTATCAACAACAGTTACCAGCACAAAATTGGAATATAACCCAAGCCGAAGAAAACTTGATTGTTGCCACGAAACCCGACACCCAAGAATCTTTCAAATTATCTTTGACACCGAGTAACGATGAAACGGAATTTACTATCACCTATGAAACAGAAGCTACGGTAATAATTCCCACACAAACTAACCCTAATAATGTCACTATTCCCAATAATAATAATGACAACAAACCACCTCTTAACAATCAAAACTCATCTAGTCTTGAGGAATTAGTCAGACTGCAAATTATTCCCTCGACTGAAAAACTCAACCCTCATGAGTCGATTACCCGTAGAGAATATGCCCGTTGGCTGGTGAAAGTGAATAATCTGATCTATAGTGATGTCAATAGTAAGTTAATTCGCCTTGCTACCCCCAATAATAAGCCCGTTTTTACTGATATTCCCACAAATGATCCCGATTTTGCTATTATTCAAGGTTTAGCTGAAGCAGGGTTAATTCCTTCTACTCTAACTCAAGATAGCAGTTCGATCGCATTTAAACCAGATACACCTTTAACCAGAGAAGACTTAATTACATGGAAAATACCTTTAGATTTCCGCCAAAAATTACCTAACGCCAGTCTTGACACCATCAAAGAAACATGGGGTTTTCAAGATGCGACAAAAATAAGCCCTAAAGCATGGCAAGAATTATATGTAGATTGGCAAAACGGCGAAGAATCGAACATTAGACGGGGATTTGGTTACATTACCTTGTTTCAACCGCAAAAACCCGTTACATTAGACGAAGCAGGAAGAATTTTAAGCACCTTTGGTTATCAAGGGGATATTCGTAATCTTAAAGACGTTAACCCTCAATCAACAATCAATAATTAACAATTAAAAGTCTCGCCTATTTATTCCTAATTCTTCATTCTCCATTCTCCATTCTTCATTCTCCATTCTCCATTCTTAATTCCTAATTCTTCATTCTCCATTCTCCATTCTCCATTCTCCATTCTCCATTCTTAATTCTTAATTCTTAATTCTTAATTCTTAATTCTTAATTCTTAATTCTCCATTCTCAATTTATAAAACTATGAATTCGATCGAAATATCTACAGAAATAGCTAAAATAAAATATTGGCATCATCATTTTGACTTTGGGGATGGCATAGAAACAAAACAAGGAAAAGAAGGTAAATTTTGCCGTAAATTTCAACAATGGATTTTAAGCGGTATTCCCGAAGATTTAACCGATAAAACCGTTTTAGATATTGGTGCTTGGGATGGATTTTATTCTTTTTCTGCCGAAAAAAGAGGAGCAAAAAGAGTTTTAGCCACAGATTCTTTCATTTGGCAACAACAAGAATTATACGGTTTAGATCATAATTTTTGGCGTGATTTTGGAGCAGGAAAACAAGGTTTTGAATTAGCTAGAAAAATTTATAATTCTCAAGTTGAAGACTATAATATTGATGTTTTAGAACTAGATAAAGATAAAATAGGAACTTTTGATATAGTCTTATTTTTAGGAGTTTTATATCATATGAAATACCCCCTTTTTGCCCTCGAAAAAGTAAGAAGTGTCACCAAAGAATTATTAGTTTTAGAAACCCATATTAGCTTATTTTTTAGCTTATTTCCTCAACCATTAATGCAGTTTTATCCTAGCAATGAATTAAGTAAAGATGTCACAAATTGGACTGGTGCAAATATCGCTTTAGTAAAATCTTGGTTACTCACCGCAGGATTTAGAAAAGCAGAATTAGTAAAATGGCGTAAAGATAGAGCAATTTTTCACGCATGGTGTTAATGTCAATAAGCTATCAAATTTTCGATGAAGGTAGGAGATAGAAAACAGGAGACAGGAGATAAAAAATTGATTAAAAAATTTTCTAAGTTTGTAGGTTTTAACCCTTATTCATGAATGGCTAAAGCCATCACTACAAACTTTTTTATAACTGATTATCCGAACTTTATATAACAATATAATAAGAAATATCAATTTTTATGAATAAATATTAAAATTCTGAAATTAACTTATTAAATCTTAGAAAAAATGTTGCGAAAACGTAAGGTAAAATAAAGGTTAAAAGAAATACTTAAAAAAAAAGTTAATCTCTTAAATAATTACTTTAAAAAAAATTTATGATTGCTACAGCAGAATCCAAAACCTTTGCTACAAATACATCCCATCTTCCTCCTATCTGCGGTTTAGAAACAAAAATCTCCGCCTTAGTTAACAATAATAATCGAGTATATTTACCTAAGACTAACTTAAAATTAGATAACATAAAATCGGGATTTGCCTGTGCCTTACATATGCACCAACCCACCATTCCCGCAGGGCATAATGGCTCATTAATCTGTAATTTAGAGCATATGTTCAATAATCAGGGTGATGGTGATAACCACAACGCTGGGGTTTTTGCTTGGTGTTACAGTCGCATGGGTGAATTTATCCCTCAATTAGTCGCCGATGGTTGCAATCCTCGCATCATGTTAGATTACTCAGGCAATTTACTCTGGGGTTTACAACAAATGGGGCGCAATGATGTACTTGATAATCTCAAAAAACTTGCCTGTGATGCCCAATATCAACCTTATGTAGAATGGTTAGGTACAATGTGGTCTCATGCCGTAGCACCTTCAACTCCAATTCCTGACTTAAAATTACAAATTCAAGCATGGCAACATCATTTTTCGTCTATTTTCGGGGAGGAAGCCTTATCAAGAGTTAAAGGTTTTTCGCCTCCAGAAATGCACCTTCCTAATCACCCTGACACCCTTTTTGAATATGTGAAAGCGTTGAAAGATTGCGGTTATCGTTGGTTGTTAGTACAAGAGCATACTGTAGAGCGTCCTGACGGTTCGGGGTTACATCATGAACAAAAATATGTGCCTAATCGTTTAGTAGCGAAAAATTCCCGTGGAGAAACCATTAGTATCACGGCTTTAATTAAAACTCAAGGCTCGGATACTAAGTTAGTGGCACAAATGCAACCCTATTATGAAGCCAAAACTTTAGGCAAACAAGACATAGGGGGAGTGTCTATTCCTTCCTGTGTTAGTCAAATTGCTGACGGCGAAAACGGTGGGGTGATGATGAATGAGTTTCCGGGAGGGTTTTTCCCTGTTTGGCATGAGATCAAGGGTAATGGTGATGTGGTTGGTTTCAATGGTACTGAATATCTTGAGTTAGTGGAAGCTAGTGGCGTTAATCCTGAAGATTTCCCTGTCTGTCAACCTGTCGGGCAACATAAAATTTGGGCTAAAGTGGGGGATGAGATTACCCCTGCTAATGTAGAAAGTTCGATCGAACATCTTAACAAAAATGATCATCAATTTCACATGGATGGTGCATCATGGACTAATGATTTAAGTTGGGTAAGAGGTTACGAGAATGTTCTTGAACCGATGAACAAATTAAGCGCTATGTTTCATCAAAAGTTCGATCGACTGGTAGCAGAAGACCCTACAGTCACACA
This window contains:
- a CDS encoding DUF721 domain-containing protein, translated to MTFYSIDKLLNVILAQPQWEKQRKYHELTKCWYQVVNHKIAQHTRPISLNNEVLYIATASSSWAQDLNLQRRSLILKINRRIDFTVKDLHFATVKWYQNNSLNLDRSDNSDSHPSTIISDSTLNLLPPENPQEALQTWFNIIKKREQKFVTCPVCNINCPEGELKRWGYCAICFQKETSDNN
- a CDS encoding S-layer homology domain-containing protein, translated to MFLLRYILLSCLIITVTACSGNQSLQSRFAPVNPNTENNTTPNNLPTPVENPTGVKLPDDFPKDIPIYNQAKLITVDGKQTVWSSIDPLNLITEFYQQQLPAQNWNITQAEENLIVATKPDTQESFKLSLTPSNDETEFTITYETEATVIIPTQTNPNNVTIPNNNNDNKPPLNNQNSSSLEELVRLQIIPSTEKLNPHESITRREYARWLVKVNNLIYSDVNSKLIRLATPNNKPVFTDIPTNDPDFAIIQGLAEAGLIPSTLTQDSSSIAFKPDTPLTREDLITWKIPLDFRQKLPNASLDTIKETWGFQDATKISPKAWQELYVDWQNGEESNIRRGFGYITLFQPQKPVTLDEAGRILSTFGYQGDIRNLKDVNPQSTINN
- a CDS encoding class I SAM-dependent methyltransferase, whose product is MNSIEISTEIAKIKYWHHHFDFGDGIETKQGKEGKFCRKFQQWILSGIPEDLTDKTVLDIGAWDGFYSFSAEKRGAKRVLATDSFIWQQQELYGLDHNFWRDFGAGKQGFELARKIYNSQVEDYNIDVLELDKDKIGTFDIVLFLGVLYHMKYPLFALEKVRSVTKELLVLETHISLFFSLFPQPLMQFYPSNELSKDVTNWTGANIALVKSWLLTAGFRKAELVKWRKDRAIFHAWC